The bacterium nucleotide sequence CCCGGACTTCGGGCGGTGCCGACCGGTCAATCCACCGCGCGGGTGGGCGAGACGAAGCAACCGGAACTTCCACCGGTTATGGCGAATCATACGCCGCCGGTATTCCGCCCCATCTACACCACGCCCGGAATCGCCCAGATGCGTAGCTATGGCGAATCCGATCGTGGCCACCGCTCGCTGGATGAAGTGTTGCGCTACATCATCTATCGCGGCGGGCAGCGCTACGACTCGGTGGCGGCCACGCTGCTCACCTACACCGACAACGGCCGCGGGGCCGGATTGCCGGAAAATACCCCCTACCAGTATACGGTGACCGCTCGCTATGACAACAACCGGGAGTCACCACCCTGCCAGGCGGTTACGGCCAGCTGCAACATGTCCCCCGGCGCGCCGACCAACATCACCCTCACATCCGTCGGTACCACGCAGATGCGGATCCAGTGGACGGATCCTACGTTGAACGCCGACGGCACGCCGTGCGTAGACCTGGCCGGATTGAAGGTCTATCGCGACGGAACGTTCCTCGCCAATGTCAATCCCGCTGTCAACCAATATGTGGACATCCCACCCGTCAACGACCAGTTCTACACCTGGTCGGTGAGGGGTTTTGACGAGGTCCCGAACCTTGGACCGGCCGCCGGCCGGACCGGAGCCGTGGAAAGCCCGTGGGAGGTCGTGGACATTGACTGGGTAGACATCACCGGAGTTGGAACAAACACCGGCATCACCGGCGATGACCAGAACGCCGGTCCGTTCACGCTCGGATTCAGTTTCCCGTACTACGGTGGCACCTATACTTCGATTCGAGTGTGTTCCAACGGTTTCTTGCCGTTCAGCAGCACATCTACAACCTGGACCAACACGGCGATCCCCGCCACGGCCGAGCCGAACAATGTCCTCTACCCATTCTGGGACGACATGGATCCGTTTGTCGGAGGGCAAATCCTGTACTACGCGGACGCCGCCAACCAGCGCTTCATCGTGACCTGGGTTGCCGTTCCGCATCACCTCGAAACTGCACCGTACACTTTCCAGGTGATTATTTCTCCCAGCGGGAGCATCCGCTATCAGTATCTGACGATTCCCACGGCTGGTTCGGGCAATACGAGTTGCACGGTGGGCGTCGAGAACGCCACCGGCACGGAAGCTCTGCAGCTCTGCTACAACAACACCGGTGCTTTCATTCCCACCTCCGGCACCGCCGTGGAGTTCTGGGGCGGTCCGGCGGGTACCGTCGAAGGTGTGGTTCGGGCATTCGGAAGCAACCAGCCCATTGAGAATGCCAAGATCTGGGCGACCGGCTGGGCGGATACCGTCTACACCGATGCGCTGGGTTCCTACACAATGGATCTGGATCCCGCCACCTACACGCTGAACGTCACCCACCCTCACTATTGTTCGGAGACCTACCAGATCGTAATCGAGGACGGTGTGATTACGGTTCGCAATGCCGTGCTGCGCGCCCCGCAGGCGCAGGTTTCCGTCAGCACGATCAACGTGGAAGTCGGACAGAACCGGCAGACGACTCGTACGTTCACCATCTCCAACAATGGTGGTCAATGCCCGCTCTCGTTCACGATCAGCGACACGGTGGCGTGGCTGAGTGCCGCCCCGGTTTCGGGGACGGTCAATGCCAACGCCTCGCAGGAGATTACTGTCACGTTTGCGCCGGGTACGATTCCCCTCGGCGATTATCAAGCACCGTTGATGATCGCCTGCAATGCCGCCGGAACGCCATTCACGGTCAACTGTTTCATGCACGTTCTGACGGTCACCGAACTGGGCGGCGCAATCCCGACCGAGTTCGCCTTCCGCGGCAACTATCCGAACCCGTTCAACCCGATCACCCAGCTCCGCTTCTACGTGCCTCAGCAGAGTCGCGTTGACCTCGTCATCTTCAACGTGATGGGTCAGGAAGTGGCGCATCCGGTGAGCGATGTGTTCCAGGCCGGCCGCTACGAGGCGACGTTCGACGCCGGCGATCTGCCCTCCGGCATGTATCTCGTCCGCATGACCGCCGGCGAGTATTCGGCGATGGGCAAGATGATGCTGCTCAAGTAGCATAGGCAACTACCGGCGGCCAACAGCCGACGGATAATCGCGCGGGGCGACCTCTTCGGTCGCCCCGCTTTGTTCTGGAGTTCTCCAAGGCAACGAAGAGCGCATCCTGACATTATGTTCAAGACGCCTTAGTTTCACGAGGTTACGACGATAGCTTGAGATTTTGCGAAGGGCGTGGTATCTTGCGGAAGAACACCGATCAACGGAACACTCGCCTATGATGAACTGGATCTGGCTCGGACTTCTCGCAGTGGGGATCGTCACCGCCGCGTTCACCGGACGAATGGAAGCGATTACCAAAGCGGCCTTTGACGCCGCCAAGACCGCGGTCGAGCTGTGCATCGGGCTGATTGGCATTATGGCTCTGTGGCTGGGATTGATGAAGATCGCCGAAGAAGGCGGACTCGTGCAGGCGCTGGCAAAGCTCATGCGGCCGGTCATGCGCCGCCTGTTCCCCGACGTGCCGCCCGAGCATCCGGCGATGGGCTCGATGCTCTCCAATATTGCCGCCAATCTGCTCGGTCTCGGCAACTCGGCGACCGCGCTCGGTCTCAAGGCCATGCAGGACCTTGAGAGCCTGAATCCGCGCAAGGGTACGGCCACGCACGCGATGGTGATTTTCATGGCTATCAACACCACCGCCATCACGCTGATCCCGGCCACGGTGATCGGCCTCCGCGCGGCGGCGGGCAGCGCCCACCCGACTTCCATCATCGGCACTACGCTGGTCTCGTGTACGACAGCGATGGTCGTAGCCGTGACGACGGCAAAACTGCTCGGACGAGCCAAACGCTTCCGCGAGGTGCAGGAATGAGTGAATCCTTGTCATCCGTCGCGCAGGAAGTGGCAAGCTGGGCGATTCCGGTCATCATCCTCGCCATCGTTGTCATCGGGGCGATCCGCCGCGTCAAGATCTACGAGAGTTTCGTCGAAGGCGCGAAGGAAGGTTTCACGGTGGCGATCAAGATCATTCCCTACCTCGTGGCGATTCTGGTGGCGATTGCCGTATTCCGCGCTTCGGGAGCGATGGACTGGATGATCGCCGGACTGGCGCCGGTGCTGCGTCCGCTGGGCGTGCCGCCCGAAGTCCTGCCGATGGCGCTGATCCGTCCGCTCTCCGGTTCAGGCGCGCTGGGCGTGATGAGCGAAGGACTGAAAACCTACGGGCCCGATTCGCTCCTCGGCAACATGCTCTCGACCATGATGGGCTCGACCGAGACCACCTTCTACGTGCTGGCCGTCTATTTCGGCAGTGTGGCCGTGCGCCGCACCCGCCACGCTCTTCCCGCCGCACTGATGGGCGACGTGGCCGGAATCGCGATGGCCATTTTCATCTGCAATGTGGTGTTCGGATGAAACAACGAACGGGCGGCCACATAGGGCCGCCCCTACTGCGCCTTCAACAATCCTGAGATACATCATGCAACGAATTCTTTTTTTGCTGCTCCTTCTTCCCGCCCTCGTGCAGGCGGATACGCTGACGGTGAACACGTGGCTGACGGCCTATCGCGCGACCGAGTGGCCGTTGTTTGCCGATTCCGCCGATGTGAATGTGCTCCTCGATGCCGATGAGATTCCCTTCGAGTCGTTCCGGCCCCGCCAAAATGAGCTCGCTCCGACTCCGACGAATGCCTACGGATCGTGGGAGAAAACGACCGGTGACGCCGCTTGGCCGCGCCCCTCGTTTCACTCACCTCACGGCCTCGGCTACGCGGTTGTCTATGTTCACACGATGACCGGCGGCGAGGTCAAGGTGAATGCCGCCTGCCCGCAGCCGTTCGTGATATTTATGGACGGCAAGGAAATCGCCCGTGCCGTGAAACCCAAAGAAGACGGTCGTTTCAGCATGGAAGAAACGGTGACGCTTGAGCGCGGCACCAGCCTGCTGTTTGTCAAGTCCGTTCTCCGTCCCGACACGGCACCGGTTCTGTACGTCACTCCACCGCTCGACCGGCTCTCCTTGAGCTTCATCTCCAATGAGGGAACGATTTCGTTTACCGTTGATCCGCGCCGCACGCTGGAACGCTACGAGGACTTCACGCTGTTTGCCGACGTGTCTTCGCCGGTGATTTCTCCCGACGGCCGCTATCTGGCTTGTATTCGCAGTGAGTACGGACCGAATCACAAGCGGGAATCGTGGCTCGAAGTGTGGGATCTGCAACGGATGGACCGCGCCTACACTTTACGACCCGCCAAAGGCATCGGCAATTTGCTTTTTGTTCCCTCGCGAAACGGTCTTCTGCTCTATACAACCTCGGGGGAAGACGGCAGCGACATTTGGTCGTACTCGCTCTTTACCGGCGAGACGAAACGTGTGAAGCGCAGCGTGGAAGGGCTGGTGAAGATCGCCTGCACGCGCGGCGATCCGATCCTCTACTACACGGCGGATGAGGAGATCGAGAAGAGCAACCGCGATTATCAACTCTTCGATGAGCTGGAAGACCGTCTGACCGATTGGACGCGCACCCGCGCTCTATTTTCGCTGAATGTGGAGAACGGAGTCGGCGCGCGCGTCACTGCCATCGGCGATTCGTTCGCCCTCGACGATTTCGCGCTCTCCCCCGACCAAGGTATGATTCTGTTCACGCGCCGCCTTCCCCGACTTGGGCGGCCGTATTATGACACAGAATTCTGGGTCTACTACCCGAGAACGCTGAAGGCGAATAAGCTTGCCACACTGCCCGTCACTTTCGAGACCCGGCCGCTCTCCTTCACGTGGCTGCCCAAAGGTGACGAGATCGCGTTCGTCAGCGCCGCCTATCTATCCGAAGAGAATGACACCCTCGACCACAATCTCACCCAAACCGCTCTGTGGATCATGAATACGCGCACGGGCCAAGTGCGCAATCTCACAGCCGGCTCGACCTTCTCGATTGAGGAAGACGAAAGTAACGTTGTGCGATGGAGCTATGAGGATAATTCGTTGTGGTTCCTGGCTACCCAGGGTGGAGAAGCCGGAATTTTCAGGATTAATCCGTACGCAGAGAAACCTGTTGCGGAACGAATCACGACTTCGCGGCCTCACGTGAGCGCGTTTGATCTTTCGGCCTTCGGAACCTGTGCCCTCACGGCATCCAGCCCGACCGAACCGGGTGCGCTGTTCGTGCGAGTGTCGGGTAGCCAAAGGGAGCAAAGCGAAAGAATCGCTCGTCGCGCGGGGAGCGGAGAAGAG carries:
- a CDS encoding carboxypeptidase regulatory-like domain-containing protein yields the protein PGLRAVPTGQSTARVGETKQPELPPVMANHTPPVFRPIYTTPGIAQMRSYGESDRGHRSLDEVLRYIIYRGGQRYDSVAATLLTYTDNGRGAGLPENTPYQYTVTARYDNNRESPPCQAVTASCNMSPGAPTNITLTSVGTTQMRIQWTDPTLNADGTPCVDLAGLKVYRDGTFLANVNPAVNQYVDIPPVNDQFYTWSVRGFDEVPNLGPAAGRTGAVESPWEVVDIDWVDITGVGTNTGITGDDQNAGPFTLGFSFPYYGGTYTSIRVCSNGFLPFSSTSTTWTNTAIPATAEPNNVLYPFWDDMDPFVGGQILYYADAANQRFIVTWVAVPHHLETAPYTFQVIISPSGSIRYQYLTIPTAGSGNTSCTVGVENATGTEALQLCYNNTGAFIPTSGTAVEFWGGPAGTVEGVVRAFGSNQPIENAKIWATGWADTVYTDALGSYTMDLDPATYTLNVTHPHYCSETYQIVIEDGVITVRNAVLRAPQAQVSVSTINVEVGQNRQTTRTFTISNNGGQCPLSFTISDTVAWLSAAPVSGTVNANASQEITVTFAPGTIPLGDYQAPLMIACNAAGTPFTVNCFMHVLTVTELGGAIPTEFAFRGNYPNPFNPITQLRFYVPQQSRVDLVIFNVMGQEVAHPVSDVFQAGRYEATFDAGDLPSGMYLVRMTAGEYSAMGKMMLLK
- a CDS encoding nucleoside recognition protein, whose amino-acid sequence is MMNWIWLGLLAVGIVTAAFTGRMEAITKAAFDAAKTAVELCIGLIGIMALWLGLMKIAEEGGLVQALAKLMRPVMRRLFPDVPPEHPAMGSMLSNIAANLLGLGNSATALGLKAMQDLESLNPRKGTATHAMVIFMAINTTAITLIPATVIGLRAAAGSAHPTSIIGTTLVSCTTAMVVAVTTAKLLGRAKRFREVQE
- a CDS encoding spore maturation protein — its product is MSESLSSVAQEVASWAIPVIILAIVVIGAIRRVKIYESFVEGAKEGFTVAIKIIPYLVAILVAIAVFRASGAMDWMIAGLAPVLRPLGVPPEVLPMALIRPLSGSGALGVMSEGLKTYGPDSLLGNMLSTMMGSTETTFYVLAVYFGSVAVRRTRHALPAALMGDVAGIAMAIFICNVVFG
- a CDS encoding S9 family peptidase; this translates as MQRILFLLLLLPALVQADTLTVNTWLTAYRATEWPLFADSADVNVLLDADEIPFESFRPRQNELAPTPTNAYGSWEKTTGDAAWPRPSFHSPHGLGYAVVYVHTMTGGEVKVNAACPQPFVIFMDGKEIARAVKPKEDGRFSMEETVTLERGTSLLFVKSVLRPDTAPVLYVTPPLDRLSLSFISNEGTISFTVDPRRTLERYEDFTLFADVSSPVISPDGRYLACIRSEYGPNHKRESWLEVWDLQRMDRAYTLRPAKGIGNLLFVPSRNGLLLYTTSGEDGSDIWSYSLFTGETKRVKRSVEGLVKIACTRGDPILYYTADEEIEKSNRDYQLFDELEDRLTDWTRTRALFSLNVENGVGARVTAIGDSFALDDFALSPDQGMILFTRRLPRLGRPYYDTEFWVYYPRTLKANKLATLPVTFETRPLSFTWLPKGDEIAFVSAAYLSEENDTLDHNLTQTALWIMNTRTGQVRNLTAGSTFSIEEDESNVVRWSYEDNSLWFLATQGGEAGIFRINPYAEKPVAERITTSRPHVSAFDLSAFGTCALTASSPTEPGALFVRVSGSQREQSERIARRAGSGEEVLIFDPNAGLMNDVEGATIEPWNFVNQDGVTIEGWLYYDRDLPTMSKTWPLIVYYYAGVSPRDLRWRFTYQWWVANGYVVYVLNPVGCVGYGPEFADKHSNDWGTLASRDIIEGVDKLLAAKPFLDAKRVGAYGGSYGGFITLDLATKTDRFAALASLSGISNITSYFGGGLWGFTYGDIALPRAYPWNRRDVYVEKSPIFHADKITTPLLLAHGAADVNVPTVESDQMFVALKLLGKNVAYVQFAGEDHIFAKHENRVVEFELLREWFDMHLKNEPAAWNGRWKK